A genomic segment from Alteribacillus bidgolensis encodes:
- a CDS encoding beta-ketoacyl-ACP synthase III gives MRNAGIWGIGSFIEGREIANTEFEKTLDTSDEWIRSRTGIERRVFAEEEVNTSDMSYYAAVEALKDAELDASELDLILVATVTPDYPFPSVSSLLQDRLGAENAAAMDISAACAGFIYGLATADQFIKSGTYEHVLVIGAEKLSKVVDMNDRNTAVLFGDGAGAAVMGPVAEGKGMLAFELGSDGSGAMHIRQDPKLIMNGREVFKFAVRQMGESSLNVVEKAGLTKDDVDFLVPHQANIRIMEAARERLDLPKEKMAVTVNKYGNTSSSSIPIAVVEELKNGKIKDGDLVVMVGFGSGLVWGGAAIRWGR, from the coding sequence ATGCGAAATGCTGGAATCTGGGGTATTGGCAGTTTTATTGAGGGACGAGAAATTGCAAATACGGAATTCGAAAAGACGCTTGATACAAGTGATGAGTGGATAAGATCAAGAACCGGAATCGAACGAAGAGTGTTTGCTGAAGAGGAAGTAAACACCTCTGATATGTCATACTATGCGGCGGTAGAAGCATTAAAAGATGCAGAACTAGATGCATCAGAATTAGATTTAATATTGGTTGCTACTGTTACACCTGATTATCCATTTCCGTCTGTGTCTTCCTTACTGCAAGACAGATTAGGAGCTGAAAACGCAGCAGCTATGGACATTAGTGCAGCCTGCGCTGGTTTTATTTACGGGCTGGCTACAGCGGATCAGTTTATTAAAAGCGGAACCTATGAGCACGTGCTTGTTATTGGAGCGGAAAAACTATCAAAAGTAGTGGACATGAATGACCGCAACACTGCTGTGTTATTTGGAGATGGGGCAGGAGCAGCTGTGATGGGACCTGTAGCCGAAGGAAAAGGAATGCTAGCATTTGAGCTCGGTTCAGATGGTTCTGGTGCAATGCACATTCGTCAAGATCCAAAGCTTATTATGAATGGACGGGAAGTCTTTAAATTTGCGGTTCGTCAAATGGGAGAGTCTTCCTTAAATGTTGTAGAAAAAGCAGGGTTAACAAAAGATGACGTTGATTTCCTTGTCCCGCATCAGGCCAATATACGTATTATGGAGGCAGCTCGTGAAAGGCTTGACCTTCCTAAAGAAAAAATGGCTGTTACGGTAAATAAATATGGCAATACCTCTTCTTCTTCTATTCCAATTGCTGTGGTAGAAGAATTAAAAAATGGTAAAATAAAAGATGGAGATCTTGTAGTAATGGTAGGTTTTGGTTCGGGGCTTGTTTGGGGAGGAGCAGCTATTCGCTGGGGACGGTAA
- a CDS encoding ComZ family protein, with the protein MDQELNMRFMEIAMKHVQEGRAFLNEKGIELDMHDLQPALEMLMSVMNEAYNMGYDDAKKE; encoded by the coding sequence ATGGATCAAGAATTAAACATGAGGTTTATGGAAATTGCGATGAAGCATGTGCAGGAAGGACGAGCTTTTTTAAACGAAAAGGGCATTGAACTAGATATGCATGATCTGCAGCCTGCTCTTGAAATGCTGATGAGTGTGATGAATGAGGCCTATAATATGGGCTATGATGATGCAAAGAAGGAATAA
- a CDS encoding BMP family ABC transporter substrate-binding protein: protein MFLNRKYIGLFIVGYTVLLLLSACSTDMSTASSDNKAALLLESTIDDEGWNSKGYHGLLNIQSELDMEVMYEENVSSLGAVKTSLDTLKEEGVDLVFGHGKIFAEMFDELSEDYADMHFVSFNGEVSNENVTSIHFDGYAMGYFAGRLSGAMSDTNTVGVISAQKWQPEAEGFVEGVQTKDASVEVINNNIESWDDKEKALQTLNDMLAEDADIIYPAGDGFHIEVINKLKEEGLYAIGYVGDQSDLGESTVLTSTVQHVDEMYRMAAEQYQNNELDSGNITVDFQEGAITMGEYSPRVPENVQKQLDEEIEEYKQTGELPTE from the coding sequence ATGTTTTTAAACCGAAAATACATAGGGTTATTCATCGTTGGATATACCGTTTTGCTGCTGCTTAGTGCCTGCAGTACAGATATGTCCACCGCGTCGTCAGATAACAAAGCTGCATTACTTTTAGAAAGTACAATCGACGATGAGGGATGGAACAGCAAAGGATATCACGGCTTGTTAAATATTCAGTCAGAATTAGATATGGAAGTCATGTATGAAGAGAATGTTTCGAGTCTCGGTGCAGTAAAAACTTCTTTAGATACGCTAAAAGAAGAAGGGGTAGACCTTGTATTTGGCCATGGGAAAATATTTGCGGAGATGTTTGACGAATTGAGCGAAGATTATGCTGACATGCATTTTGTCAGTTTTAACGGTGAAGTTTCAAACGAAAATGTAACTTCCATTCATTTTGATGGATATGCTATGGGTTATTTTGCCGGCAGGTTGTCTGGGGCAATGAGTGATACAAACACAGTAGGGGTGATATCTGCTCAGAAGTGGCAGCCGGAGGCAGAAGGATTTGTTGAAGGGGTCCAAACCAAAGATGCTTCTGTCGAAGTTATCAACAATAATATTGAAAGCTGGGATGATAAGGAAAAAGCACTTCAAACGTTAAATGATATGTTAGCCGAAGATGCTGATATTATTTATCCGGCAGGGGACGGGTTTCATATCGAAGTAATTAATAAATTAAAAGAAGAAGGACTATATGCTATTGGCTATGTCGGCGATCAATCAGATTTAGGAGAATCTACAGTGTTGACGAGTACCGTACAGCATGTGGATGAAATGTATAGGATGGCAGCAGAACAGTATCAAAACAATGAATTAGACAGTGGAAATATTACGGTTGATTTTCAAGAAGGAGCTATAACGATGGGAGAATACAGCCCTCGCGTCCCAGAAAATGTCCAGAAGCAATTAGATGAAGAGATTGAGGAATACAAACAAACGGGAGAGCTGCCTACCGAATAG
- the argF gene encoding ornithine carbamoyltransferase gives MSEQTVIQPPANLIGRDVLTLLDFMSGEINDLLNFSEQLKENQKQNGQTLLLPGKSLGMIFENASTRTRVSFEVGMTQLGGHSLFLSPRDLQIGRGEPIKDTANVLSRYLDAIMIRTNSHESVEELAVHSDVPVINALTDLYHPCQALADLLTIKEHKGKLEGLKTAFIGDGNNVAHSLLIACAKVGMDAAIAVPKGYEPDDKVWKEIQQTAEENGTELELTNNPEEAAKDADVIYTDVWASMGYEEEQTKREKAFEGFQIDEELCANAKEDYIFLHCLPAHRGEEVAAEVIDGAHSVIYDEAENRLHVQKAILASVIE, from the coding sequence ATGAGTGAACAAACGGTCATACAGCCTCCCGCAAATCTTATCGGGAGGGATGTTTTAACCCTGCTCGATTTTATGAGTGGAGAAATCAACGACCTTTTGAATTTTTCCGAGCAATTAAAGGAAAACCAAAAACAAAACGGACAAACCTTGCTGCTCCCAGGGAAATCTCTCGGAATGATTTTTGAAAATGCTTCAACGAGAACACGGGTTTCTTTTGAAGTAGGAATGACACAGCTCGGAGGCCACTCTTTATTTTTAAGTCCAAGAGACTTGCAAATTGGCCGTGGCGAGCCGATTAAAGACACGGCAAACGTGCTTTCCCGCTATCTAGATGCGATTATGATTCGTACAAACTCTCATGAAAGCGTCGAAGAATTAGCGGTTCATTCTGATGTGCCGGTTATTAACGCACTGACCGATTTGTACCATCCATGCCAGGCACTTGCTGATTTACTGACTATAAAAGAACATAAAGGCAAGCTTGAAGGTTTGAAAACGGCTTTTATCGGCGATGGAAACAATGTGGCTCATTCCCTGCTCATTGCTTGTGCTAAAGTAGGAATGGATGCAGCTATTGCTGTTCCAAAAGGGTATGAACCGGACGATAAAGTATGGAAAGAAATTCAGCAAACCGCAGAAGAAAACGGAACAGAGCTTGAATTGACTAACAACCCAGAAGAAGCAGCAAAAGATGCCGATGTGATATATACTGACGTATGGGCGAGTATGGGATATGAAGAAGAACAGACAAAAAGAGAAAAGGCATTTGAAGGTTTTCAAATAGACGAAGAGCTTTGTGCCAATGCAAAGGAAGATTATATCTTTTTGCACTGCCTTCCAGCGCATCGCGGCGAAGAAGTAGCTGCTGAAGTTATTGACGGGGCTCACTCTGTGATCTACGATGAAGCGGAAAATAGACTGCATGTACAAAAAGCGATTCTAGCATCAGTTATCGAATAG